The following are from one region of the Heterodontus francisci isolate sHetFra1 chromosome 34, sHetFra1.hap1, whole genome shotgun sequence genome:
- the LOC137348601 gene encoding zinc finger protein 664-like, with translation MEKDDEDANTTEKPWKCGDCGKGFSSPSKLETHRRSHTGERPFTCSVCGQGFTQSSNLLSHQRVHTRESPLLKHQCIHTEESPFTCSMRRKGFNQPAKLLTHQLVHTGKRPFKCSDCEKTLKSKRDLLKCQCIHTGERLFT, from the exons atggagaaggatgat GAGGACGCCAACAccacggagaaaccgtggaaatgtggggactgtgggaagggattcagttcccCATCAAAGCTGGAAACCCAtcggcgcagtcacactggggagaggccgttcacctgctccgtgtgtgggcaaggattcactcagtcatccaacctgctgtcacaccagcgagttcacactaggGAGAGTCC ACTTCTGAAACACCAGTGCATTCACACTGAGGAGagtccgttcacctgctccatgcgTAGGAAGGGATTTAATCAGCCAGCCAAACTACTgacacatcaacttgttcacactggtaagagaccttttaaatgttctgactgtgagaagacctTGAAAAGTAAAAGGGATCTGCTGAAATGCCAGTGCATTCACACTggcgagaggctgttcacctga